From a single Anomaloglossus baeobatrachus isolate aAnoBae1 chromosome 4, aAnoBae1.hap1, whole genome shotgun sequence genomic region:
- the LOC142301789 gene encoding uncharacterized protein LOC142301789, with product MVLSSSQHLLLAVALALCACVLLPRMFGATARDPGKEPPGKKPPPLHGRPAGKESQEKYHSSKKILENSNHYQQIRGEMEKQLKSEKTETGHGMAITLMPLYAVGVALFAVYKFSKMKSKDSSRSNTSKDEEKKAKETENQLLALERHLSQTETMLNCLLTQLDPLSSCVNSLATGQKDEIMNQLQSIRTLMKTSGMDKSAFSNSENLSCEDPFEKLIHSFKTSVPETSKGNLERGKDNSELDEEDLDFPVDDPFSEDPDQQTEGSHCEKVDHSLREEQEATGHTSNGLRKRNIKD from the coding sequence ATGGTGCTCTCCAGCTCCCAGCACCTGCTGCTCGCCGTGGCCCTGGCACTATGTGCCTGCGTCCTACTTCCCCGGATGTTTGGGGCCACTGCGAGGGACCCTGGCAAGGAGCCCCCCGGGAAGAAGCCCCCTCCCTTACATGGCCGCCCCGCCGGCAAAGAGAGCCAAGAAAAGTATCACTCATctaaaaaaatattggaaaatagtaATCACTATCAACAGATAAGAGGCGAGATGGAAAAACAGCTGAAGTCGGAGAAGACTGAAACGGGTCACGGCATGGCAATTACACTTATGCCACTGTATGCCGTAGGAGTGGCACTGTTTGCTGTATACAAGTTTTCAAAGATGAAGTCAAAAGACTCAAGTAGATCCAACACCTCCAAAGATGAAGAGAAAAAAGCAAAGGAAACAGAAAATCAGCTTTTGGCGTTAGAAAGACATCTTTCCCAAACAGAGACAATGCTGAATTGCTTACTGACCCAGCTTGATCCGCTCTCCAGTTGTGTCAATTCTTTGGCTACTGGACAGAAAGATGAAATTATGAATCAGCTACAGTCCATCAGAACGTTAATGAAGACGAGTGGGATGGACAAATCTGCTTTCAGTAACTCAGAAAATCTGTCCTGTGAAGATCCATTTGAAAAACTGATTCATTCATTCAAGACTAGCGTACCCGAAACCTCGAAAGGAAATTTAGAAAGGGGAAAAGACAATTCAGAGCTTGATGAGGAGGATCTTGATTTTCCTGTAGATGACCCTTTTTCAGAAGATCCAGACCAGCAGACAGAAGGGTCTCATTGTGAAAAAGTAGACCATTCTCTGCGTGAGGAACAAGAAGCGACAGGACATACATCTAATGGGTTAAGAAAACGCAACATAAAAGACTAA